cacacacacagacacacacatacacacacacccgggGTACTCCACCAGGATGCAGCTCCTGGAGGGATGCAATCTGTCCTTTTTTCAATTCTTCATAAACCACTAATTCTTCAAGCTGGgtcaggaaattaaattatctGAACCACAATAAAGGCCCTGCCTGTACTCGGGTTGTTTGTGTTAAGGTCATATCAGACTTGAATCTGAGCCCAACGTTATGAGCTGCAGAAGTGACTGAGCCAGTTGAGTAGAGGAAATGCCATCCTGCATAGAAATCAACAGCAAGGTcaatagcaataaaatatcCAGTTATAAACAAAACGTGCATCACAGCTCAatacacagtacaatacaaaGTACATCAGAGAAAAATAGAAACTGTATTATAGGATTGACCACCAAGAAAAAAGCCAACTGAAAACTACACTATCAGATTTTGTGACATAGGGCCAAGAAAGCAGTTGATTTACTAGTTTATCATTAATATTTCCTGCAGACATTTATTCAAAAATGGCAACAACCAAAATTTACATGATTGTTTTTTATCTTTAAGGTAATTCACACCTCTAACAGGGTGTCACTTTCAGACCATGGTTTATGAGATGCCTGAATCCCTCTCTGTAAACTGGCACTGCTCATCTGTTCCAGTGTCACTTCTAATACTCCAGCATGGTACCaggttttaaaagaacaatgGTGCTAACTTTTCTGACCTACTGGTGCCTGTTCCAGCTGAATTCACACCGCAGCTCTACTAGATATCTGCACAGACCTCAGAAATTCCTCCCAAAAGCTCTATGTTCTGAACACTCTATGCTCTATGTTctttgcattgtaaaaaaaaaaaaattcttaaaactTGACAAATTACTTTCAATTCTCGATTTCAAACATGTAATTCATGCCTGTGACTAAAAAAATGCTCCTGTTTTTAACCTCTGCACTACTTTTAACTACTGTTacactgctctctttctccatttgatGCCTGTAACCACTTTGTTTACCGTCttgtgtaactttgtgttttatgtcagggcTCCCCAtgcaaaagagatttcgatCCCAATGGTGTTTTTCGTGGTTAAATacgggttaaaataaaaatgtaaaaatcgcAGCACAGATTCTCTGGTCTTTAAGATCACTTCGTGACCAGACTGCATTCCGTGGACCCATTACAGCTGATCTACCTCACATGGATCGGTGCTCCTCCCCATAGACTTCGTGAGCCAGTTAAGACCGCAGGGTGAACGGGCCAGTTACTTCCACCGTGAGTCAGCAGCTCTCAGCCGGGCTTCTTCGCCCATAGCAGGAGACAGCAGGATGGCAGCTCGTTTCGAGCGGCATAAACACTGCCAACGGCCACAAGCATTCACAGATCACTggctctgaaacacacaaatcCTCTTAAGAAAGCCgccctttttctccctctcacacgAAGTTCAGCAACATCGCGCAGCTGCCCACACATTCTCACGACTTCCACACGGAGAGCAGACACGCAAAGCACTTCCTGACATTCCAGACCCAGAGCAGTGACTGGCTTAATCTTTCATCAACCTGCATTTCTGAAGCCATACTCCCCCTCCAGACTCTTTTACACTAAACCCAATGTCAAGGACAATTCCATCATTTTCAGTGGAGAGCTCCATCTTGTTGAAGAATATGTTGGCACAGAAATATGAACAAACATATTCTAATGCAACAATGAGTGAAATCAAAAGTATGGCTAGAGAAATAGCCTGAGCTATTTGGAAGCTATTATTAGAATAAGGAAACTGCCAAACACACAATTGCTGTTCCTttaatgaaaactttttttttttatttagaaaggTTTAACGGGTTGGGGCTACAGCACATCAGTCAGTCCGGTTGGGATCTTCTCTGCTGGGACTGCAGCCTTGACGCTCTGTGGCCTCTTCTCGGTCCGGCTCGGTGGCGCTCGGCTTTGGAAACGCGGTCGCGGTCAAACGGGACTCGCTGATGTCCTGCGGTCCAACCCCACCTCTCGGTGGTCACTGGCGAAGCTAATGCTGCTTCCTCCTGAAAGAGCATCCTGTagaacaacacaaacacacggttAAACCACTGACCAGGACAGAAACCACAGACAATCGTTTCAGAAGCAGGGATGAATTAGTCTGCAGTTCAGGGAGTGATGGGAATAGCATCCTGGTTCTGCAGCCCAACCAGGATTTGGAGCTCAGGTGAACaagtaataaatacaaatacttaTCAGCAATTTGAtgtataataatgaataatatgtATGAAGTCACTCGTGTTTTGTAGAGAAACTGACTATCTCCCTGTAGAAGCTCGAGGTAGACCCAGAGTGGTTTTTAAGCCTGGGTGAAACCGCTGGATTAGAGGGCAGTTACACAAGCTTCCTCAGCTGCACCTGAGGTAGCACAGCCACAAGATCAACCTCTATGCTCTCCATAAGAACAGGTGAACCACTTCTCTTTAGATTACCACCCTTTCGTTGAAAACTATACAGGTTTTGGTCAATAGTGCACATCTTTGACAAACGCATAGTACAGTTTAAATCTTTGCTTTCCTCGCGATaggaccagacctgggtcaaatacgtatttgttctGGACAATTTGGATTCAAATTGTCTACGCTTTGTTGgtcttgtctggtgtactggaaTGAATAAAATACTCTCATAAAGTGCAAACCCCGTCTTCTGGTCATagtggcaggctcaattacaccaggcaagatcaatagagcacagaaaagaatttgaatctgaaacaaatatgtatttcaccCAGGTCTGGATATGATCATTATCATTGTTTATTCTTACTGCCTCTCTTGCATGCATTTTGGTGCAGTCTCTGGAACTCAGGCTGGCTAGTTGGTAATATAACTGCTCTTTATAGGCAATTCATCTAAAGGCAACATGCCAAACACATCCCCTCAATggcagttacaccaggcaaatTATATGTTTAAGACTCAAGACCAACCTCACTAGCCTATGAAAAGGGAGAAGATAAATGGTATTACCTACAAGCCAACCTatagtacattttgttttgtatattcaCTTCCTCTGAAGTAGCTAATTACAGCTTAATCAGTGTATAATGCAGCCTTAAAAATGGATAGCATTACATCTTAAATTTAGCTGGCCAACTTAACTAGCCCATTAACCAGCACACGTTACTTGCACTAACAAAGGAGTAAATTAACCAATTTGATGGCTCCATCTGTTAGCCAATAGCTATTAGCACAATAGATCATAATCTATCCCTTAACCTTAAGCATATAGAGTCTGGCAGCTTGTTCCTTCATTCTAACAATATTAGACAGCCATTTTTGCACACACAACATCTGTTAAAATCAAACCATTAGAATGTGCAGGGCAGGCACATTCACAAGGAACAAGTCAACAGAAGTTAAATACAATAGACAAACCTCTAACATTTTTatgagcaaaaataaacactgcaccCTTGCAGCAgtggcagatgcttttaaaaACTCAGAGAAATCACATAACTACAGCTCTCATAACAATACATAATGAACCAAAACATAAGGTAATGCAGTAATACAAAATCCAAAAGGCACAATTCCGAATACAGTTTAAAATGGTCGCTCAAGGGCAGCGTCATTTTTTCAGCTCATTGCAAGACTGCGTATAAAGCGGCCTGAATTAATGTAGAATAAAACTTTCTACATGCGCTTGATATTCCAGCAATGTCACGGGGGCCTACAAATGGTGTCGGATCTGCATTACAGCTGAGCTTTTACAGAACACAGTCGTGATTACAGACACAAATATATGAATCTAAAAACACTGCTTTATTCACTTTGACCAAAGTCCCCCTCAATGTTTTTCCTGTtcacagagaggaaaaacatCACAAGCACTCAAAACATAAATCTTAAAGAAAAACTCATATTCCTAAGAAAGGACAGCAAATCCAACTGTTTAATGCAACTAGACAAAATGGAGGAGAGTCTAaatcattttagaaaaataatacGGGGAAGCAAAACAGATGGGAGGCCTGGCACACGTCACGAAACAGAAGGGACCCGCCTGCCTGTTGCTACATACAATATTAAAGCTGATTCACAACAAGTTAGCGAAGATACTGAGGGAGAAACTGATTTCCACTGCTTGGTGGAGAAAAGCTATCTCTGGAAAACTGCTCCAGGATTCAGCAGTTGCCACTGCTGTTCACCACAGAAGAGTATTGCAAGAGTACCAACCAAAATAACCAAGCGAGCCTATGAGTGGGTGGGCATGTAGTGACCCCTAAGTTCCAAACACTTGAGGTCAGACTGATTTACCTGGCTTCACATAGTCACTGAAAGtagtcattttcacatttgaagcAAGATTTTGTGACATCATAGCCGGTCAGAAAACGAGTGACATCATAGCCTGTCAGATCAACAGAAAGAACGAATGAGGCTGATGTTCACTGACCTTCTGTGAGACGCGCTTTACCACCAGTGGGCTGGCACAGCACTGTGGAGCagcccacacacagcaccactgTCTGAGCGTGGCTGAACACTGTGGTGATCTTGTAGCATCCTAGGGACGGGACATTGAAACACAGTCAAATGGAGAGCAGTAAGCTATACACATAGACAGAATGGTGGGCCCAACACCAGCCGGATCCCACCTTGCACAGAAACGATAACAGGCCATTACTAACAAAATAGAAATCCGGCAATGCTGTGCTCCGGGTTCATTTGAATCCTGGCACCCCAACGTACATCCAAATATCAGACAGGCGACAGCTTGTAGATGGTTTTGCCATCCCATAACCTGGAAAATACTGTGGAAATTAAGCTGGACACCCAACGTACCTGGACACTTTACATCCATGAAGTAAGAGTTTGGGCTCTGGACCAGACGCTTCTTCTTGtgcctcctcttctcttcctcgGGGGATGGGTGTAACAGGTCTTTAGCAAGCTGCAGGAAAAGTGGTTACAGAGAAATTCCCTTTACAAAACAACACTCTCTGGGTAACTGGCAGCTAGCATAGACTTCGCAGATGACTACTCTCAATGGATGCTTTTCTGCATTAAAACAGCTTGCTTTTTTTTAGACGCTACCCCTGCGTGCATCAATAACCAGCAAGCTAAATTAACGCATTTCCACAGTTAAAATCGTTTCAATTTGCCGTCTATTCAAACTCACGTTAAAGGTCTTTAGAAAGCTAACGTTAACTGAAGGCTACTGAGGTTCTGATTTTAATAAACCTAGTCCACAAGCTATGCATAATGTTCATGCCAAAGGTACGAAGCATAAAAGCTTTAATGTGCTACTAGTCACTCCACTATGTGCcgattgaatttaaatttgtgcCTGCTTGATAGGTAACCTGGAGTTATACATAGCCAATTCCTTGATGCGTCAGAAAAGAATCggcacaagctaacgttacccaAATAGCTACATCAAGCAAAATACGCAGGCACATTCACAGGAGAAATTTAAATCAATGACATTGACAACATTGTGCCAAATACACAACCGTTATGAATCACATTTGTACATTCCGTCACAAATAAACGTAGTATTTATTCAGTCTCCATGCTTTGTACTAGCTACATGCAAGCCGCCATCTTGTCTCTCAAACAAACACGCGCTCGACTCACAATAATAGGCTAAATTCGCGGCTGCACGAACTCATACATAAGCAAATTGTAAAATCTGTCGGGTAACTTCATACGCAATGGGCCATTTagttctctctttttaaatcGTTTATTACTGCACTATATAAGACTTTAACAGAGGTACAGTACTTACTGGCATGTTGGCGAGTTAGTAGCCGTTGCCGAAAAGGGAGGAAGAGGCGGAAACGGAGAGGTATTATAAACGGGGCTGATAACAGGGGCAGGAAGTAGTCGCGAAGCCATTTTTCGAAAGCTGGGTACGTGTGCGAGCTGGGTACGGGGAGGGAGTGCCATATTTGTAAGGTCAAAACGGAAGGCATAGAGCGTACGGCAAGGTCTTTTGGGGAAGGCAACGTATTCTATCATTTGTCCTGAACCAATGTaccacatttatttaatgagtattaaaataaaaacccagagTCATTTATCGAAGGCATTTGACTCATATCCTCTGAATTATTTGTATAGGTTTAAGTTAGCAAACGTTAGGCTACTATAGCAAACTTTACAGTGCATGTGCAATGGAGCAGATGAACGTTATCTAATTAAATCACCGATActgattattataataaaacacGCAACTAAATAACAACTAGTAATTTGGACTGTAATTTGGATATCCCGACTATTATGCTACTGGTGAATAAAGAAATTTGTTCCTTGCACCTCTTAATCCTTTTAGGATCTGAAATGTCACTTTGGGATCTTGCTGCATGATCAGTAAAATGCTAGTAAAACCAGTTTTGGACAATGTGGTTTAAGTTAACTCTGGGAAATACCCTGAAAATGCCACACTGTAACGTTCTGGAAAAACTTCAGTACATCCATATCTTCCTCAAACACGTTGAAAGTAAATCAGTGCCCTCTGTTGGCAAAACAAATTATCGTCCAACTCTCCGTGTCCCACTCCCTTCTGCCGAACGCCGCGGAGTGCTTGCGAACCCTCTACGTAAGCCGTAGAGAACTTGGACAGCAGAAAATACTCAATTCTGGGCGAAAAAGTAAATGTGTGGATAACAGCTAATCGAAccacaagaaaaaaggaaataaatcttCCACTGAATTCATTTTCTCCTGTTGCAGCTAAACACAGCGATCTCAGAACTTTGCGATGTGGGACAACTAGAAGGACGTGAATTGGTTCACTTCACTTTTCTGTTGgctatttttcttattttgtctgAACTCGGAAGAACTGAACCCCGGCAGAGGACGGGAATCTGTCGGTGACAATTTgaagaaattttttaaataagcagaCTAAACTGGAAAGCTGATAACTTCGATGTATGTGTTTTGAGGGGAAAGTAGTGgcaaagacaagaaaaaaaggaaacacagatttatgaaacattaccgctctgctttctctctctgcgtgTTTACAGAAGGCTAACGAACTATGGCGAAGAAGTACGACTTCctatttaaattattgttaatCGGAGATAGTGGGGTCGGCAAAACTTGTTTGATCATCAGATTCGCGGAGGATAACTTCAATTCCACATACATATCAACAATTGGTAAATATATATCATGGGCATATCTTTTTATCATtgacaatatttattttgctttttatgtttatgatCACTGTTATTGTTTAGCCCTTAATCAACTATCCCTACCTATAGAGAATTATTCAATAGCCTAATACGGCTACCATTActgctgttttctgttgttaATAGAGGTGGTCATGTCAGTACCTGTTTAAACACAAGTTCCCTCTTACGCGATTCTTTATCT
This window of the Anguilla anguilla isolate fAngAng1 chromosome 1, fAngAng1.pri, whole genome shotgun sequence genome carries:
- the rps27.2 gene encoding 40S ribosomal protein S27.2, which gives rise to MPLAKDLLHPSPEEEKRRHKKKRLVQSPNSYFMDVKCPGCYKITTVFSHAQTVVLCVGCSTVLCQPTGGKARLTEGCSFRRKQH